The region TATGAGCTCGCTGCGCCAGATGTTCGACATGTTCGAGCAAAAGACGGGCTTGATGCAGCTGCTCGACGTATCGAGCAAGGCGACGGGCGTGCAGATTTTCATCGGCGGCGAATCGAACCTGGTGCCGATGGATGAAATGAGCGTGGTGACGGCGCCGTATGAAGTCAACGGCAAGATCGTGGGAACGCTGGGAGTGATCGGGCCGACCCGCATGGCGTACGAGCGCGTCATCCCGATTGTCGATATCACGGCCAAGCTGCTGTCAAGCGCACTGAGCCATCACTAGGGACAGCTGACCATACCTGCTGCGCGTCGGTTTTGCCAGGCGTTGTATCGCAGGGTATTACGCGAGCCGCTCCCGTGGGAGCGGCAAGCTTGCGTCAGGCTGATTTGTGCGGGCAGGCAACCTTGATGCAGTTGCCGTAGATGGCCAAGGCGTGTTCGGCGATCTTGAAGCCGCGTTCTTCGGCCACTTTTTGCTGGCGGACTTCGATGTCTTCGTCGAAGAATTCCTCGACCCGGCCACAGTCGAGGCACACCAGGTGGTCGTGGTGGGAGCCTTCGTTGAGCTCGAAAATCGCCTTGCCGGTTTCAAAATGGTTGCGGTTAAGCAAGCCGGCTTGTTCGAATTGCGTCAGGACACGGTAGACAGTTGCCAAACCGACATCCATATTGTCGGCCAGCAGAATCTTGTAGACGTCTTCCGCTGTCAGGTGGCGTACCGGGCTACTCTGGAAGATATCGAGTATCTTCAGCCGTGGCAGGGTCGCTTTCAGGCCGCTTGCCTTGAGATCACTAGGATTGTTACTCATGTTTGTTGCTCGTATGTGGGTCAGGTGCTTTATCATATAGCGTTTTAGCGGGGAGTGCCAAAATATGCATTTTTTGGCTGGCCGGTCACTCCTGGCGTTTTGTTCATCAAATTGAGGTCATTTATGCGCGTAACACCGGCTGTATTGCCATCTCTCTGGCACCGTATTTCATTTCGAGCTCCAGTCGTGGCGGGCATGGTCTGTGTCGCGCTGACGCTGTCTGGCTGTGCCAGCCGCGGCATCCTCGGCGAAAAGCCCGCCGTCACGCTGAAAGAGGGCAAGGAAGTCGTGCCCGAGCAAGGCGCGCAGACGACGACCGTCACGCCGCTGCAGAAATTCATGTGGTTTTTCTCGCCCTATCGTCCTGACATTCAACAAGGCAACTTTATCTCCGAAGAGATGCTGGCCCAGTTGAAAGTGGGCATGACGCGCGACCAGGTGCGTTTCGTCCTCGGCACCTCCCTGCTGACCGATATCTTCCATGCGGACCGCTGGGATTACCCATTCCGCCTGGCCCGTGGCAATGGCGAAACCACCAGCAGCCGCGTAGTCGTGTTCTTCGACAAGGAAGGCAAAGTGGCGCGCTTCGAAGGCGGCAACCTGCCGACCGAGAAAGAATACATCGACCGCATCGCCGGACCATCGCCATTCGCCAAGGTGGCCAAGGCCGATGTGCCAGCCGCTGTCGTGCCGTCGCCCGTGGCGCCGAGCGCCGTGCCGGTGCCGGCCGATGCCACGCCCGCCATTCCTGTGAGTAAACCTGACGTGGCACCGGCGCCTGCCGCCGAGCCTGCACCTACTGCCGAGCCCACCAAATAAGTTGCTGTAAGAGAATAAAATGACTGAACTGAAAATCGCCATCGCTGGCGCCAGCGGCCGTATGGGCCATATCCTGATCGAAGCGGTCAGCAATGCGCCCGACGCCGTGCTGGCCGGCGCGCTCGACCGCGCCGGATCGCCCTCGCTCGGCCAGGATGCGGCCGCCTTCCTGGGCAAGCCTGCCGGCGTGCCGATCGAGTCCGACCTGGCCGCAGGCCTGGCCGGCGCCGATTACCTGATCGACTTCACGCGCCCCGAAGGCACCTTGCAGCATCTGGCGTATTGCGCCGAGCACGGTATCAAGATGATCATCGGCACCACCGGTTTCGATGACGCGGGCAAGGCGGCGATTGCCGCCGCCGCCGAAAAGACGGCCATCATGTTCGCGCCGAACATGAGCGTGGGCGTGAATGTCACCATGAAATTGCTGGAACTGGCCGCGAAAAGCCTGTCCGAAGGCTACGACATTGAAATCATCGAGGCGCATCACCGCTTCAAGGTCGATGCGCCGTCGGGCACGGCCCTGCAAATGGGCGAAGTGGTGGCGGGCGCGCTGGGTCGCGACCTGAAGGAGTGCGCCGTGTACGGCCGCGAAGGCGTGACGGGCGAACGCGACCCGTCGACCATCGGCTTTGCCACCATCCGCGGCGGCGATATCGTCGGCGACCATACGGTGCTGTTTGCCGGCATCGGCGAGCGCATCGAGATCAGCCACAAGTCGAGCAGCCGCGTCACCTACGCCCACGGCGCCCTGCGCGCCGCGCGTTTCCTGGCCGACAAGCCGACCGGCCTGTTCGACATGCAGGATGTGCTGTCGCTGAAGAACTGAGGAAGACCATGGCCACTGCCATCCTGAATGGAAAAGACATCACCGACGAAGCGAGCTTCCACGCGCAATGCGCGCAAGCGTTCGGTTTCCCCGAGTTTTACGGCAACAACATGGATGCCTGGGTCGATTGCCTCAGCTACCTGCGCGACGACGAGAACATGACGCAATTCCGCCTGAAGCCGAATGAGCTGCTCGAGATCGTCGTGCAAGACGCGGCGGCAATGAAGGCGCAAGTGCCTGATTTACTGGAAGAAATCACGTTCTGTATCGCCGGCATCAATGAGCGCTATGACGATTATGGCGAAAAGCCGGCGCTGAAGCTGGTCTTGAAGTAGGTCGGATTAGCGCGCAGGCGCGTAATCCGACGTTACCAGCGCCAACAATGTGTCGGATTACGGCCCGCAGGGCCTAATCTGACCTACCCAGCATTTACACGACCTTGCGTTCGCGCAAGCCGTCGATCTGGCCGCTGTCGAGGCCC is a window of Janthinobacterium sp. 1_2014MBL_MicDiv DNA encoding:
- the fur gene encoding ferric iron uptake transcriptional regulator gives rise to the protein MSNNPSDLKASGLKATLPRLKILDIFQSSPVRHLTAEDVYKILLADNMDVGLATVYRVLTQFEQAGLLNRNHFETGKAIFELNEGSHHDHLVCLDCGRVEEFFDEDIEVRQQKVAEERGFKIAEHALAIYGNCIKVACPHKSA
- a CDS encoding outer membrane protein assembly factor BamE, producing the protein MVCVALTLSGCASRGILGEKPAVTLKEGKEVVPEQGAQTTTVTPLQKFMWFFSPYRPDIQQGNFISEEMLAQLKVGMTRDQVRFVLGTSLLTDIFHADRWDYPFRLARGNGETTSSRVVVFFDKEGKVARFEGGNLPTEKEYIDRIAGPSPFAKVAKADVPAAVVPSPVAPSAVPVPADATPAIPVSKPDVAPAPAAEPAPTAEPTK
- the dapB gene encoding 4-hydroxy-tetrahydrodipicolinate reductase, which codes for MTELKIAIAGASGRMGHILIEAVSNAPDAVLAGALDRAGSPSLGQDAAAFLGKPAGVPIESDLAAGLAGADYLIDFTRPEGTLQHLAYCAEHGIKMIIGTTGFDDAGKAAIAAAAEKTAIMFAPNMSVGVNVTMKLLELAAKSLSEGYDIEIIEAHHRFKVDAPSGTALQMGEVVAGALGRDLKECAVYGREGVTGERDPSTIGFATIRGGDIVGDHTVLFAGIGERIEISHKSSSRVTYAHGALRAARFLADKPTGLFDMQDVLSLKN
- a CDS encoding barstar family protein, with amino-acid sequence MATAILNGKDITDEASFHAQCAQAFGFPEFYGNNMDAWVDCLSYLRDDENMTQFRLKPNELLEIVVQDAAAMKAQVPDLLEEITFCIAGINERYDDYGEKPALKLVLK